The segment GTTACCAGAGTCGGATGGCACATTTGTGAAAAACTTACAAGAACATCCTCAGAGCATTCTACTGACAGACTCTATAGAGCCAGTCTTAGTGCAACTGCATCCCGATAGTCAATACTGCATCGGTCAAGATAGCGGTATCTATTGGCGGATAACAGAACCCCCAGAAAGAGGAGCAGAAGCACCAGACTGGTTTTATGTGCCGAATGTCCCGCCAACTTTGAATGGTAAAGTGCGGCGTTCTTATGTCTTGTGGCAAGAATACGTTGCACCTCTGATTGTGCTGGAGTTTGTCTCAGGGGATGGTTCCCAAGAACGAGACAGAACGCCGATAACTGGCAAATTTTGGGTTTACGAGCAGGCGATTCGCGTTCCCTTCTATGGCATCTATGAAGTAAATCTGGCACGAGTGGAAGTGTACCAATTAATTAACGGGCGCTATCATGTGATGCAGCCTAACGAGCGCGGACACTATCCCATCGAGCCTTTAGGGGTAGAATTGGGCATTTGGCAGGGTCAATATATGAATATGGAACTCCCGTGGTTGCGTTGGTGGGATCACGAAGGGAAGCTCCTGCTCACAGGGTGGGAGCGTAACCAACTGGCAGAAGAACGCGCTGAACGCTTGGCAGAAAGGTTAAGAGCAATGGGCGTTAATCCCGACGAGCTAACTTAGGGGATTGGTAATTGGAAATAGCTAGGAGTTAAGAGTTAATAACTTCTAACTTTCCATCACCCATCACATCAAATTCAGTGGGTCAACATCAATTGTCAAGCTGACAGAGGACGGGCAAAGAAGACGCAATTGATTAAAATCTGGCAAATGTGGCAGCGAATCCGGCGCAAACTTCAGCATAATTTGCCATCTGTATCGATTCGCCACCCGTAAGATACTAGCGGGTGCTGGCCCTAATATCTCGTAACCAGTGCTATCCTCATCTTTCTGAGTAAGCGTTGCTGCCAACATTTCGGCAGTTTCCTGAACTTGCGCGGCATCAGTGCTGCTTAGCCGCAATAGAATTAAACGCCCGTAGGGGGGATAGTTCAGCGCCTCTCGTTGTTGTAATTCTGTCTCGATAAAAGACTGGTACTCGTGACGGCGTACTGCCTGAATTACTTGATGCTCTGGGGTGTAAGTTTGAATAATTACTCGACCGGGGTCATTGCCTCGACCAGCACGACCTGCAACTTGTGTCAAGGTTTGAAATGCTCTTTCTGAAGCTCGGTAGTCGGGTAGATTTAGCAAACCATCGGCAGCGACAACTCCCACGAGTGTCACCTGAGCTAAATCTAGGCCTTTGGT is part of the Funiculus sociatus GB2-C1 genome and harbors:
- a CDS encoding Uma2 family endonuclease; amino-acid sequence: MTSAETPFAVGFTLPDHTQLPESDGTFVKNLQEHPQSILLTDSIEPVLVQLHPDSQYCIGQDSGIYWRITEPPERGAEAPDWFYVPNVPPTLNGKVRRSYVLWQEYVAPLIVLEFVSGDGSQERDRTPITGKFWVYEQAIRVPFYGIYEVNLARVEVYQLINGRYHVMQPNERGHYPIEPLGVELGIWQGQYMNMELPWLRWWDHEGKLLLTGWERNQLAEERAERLAERLRAMGVNPDELT